The following are encoded together in the Paraburkholderia sp. BL10I2N1 genome:
- a CDS encoding RNA polymerase factor sigma-54: MPPSIELSTRQSFALTPRLQQSVRLLQLSSLEFQQELRTALDTNPFLEYDASQTEDVALATDSPPASEEAREETGMSAPASAAEFAGSPAQESADAPLPDEMGGDYGGDSFARGSSRHNDDSEGSDPADWARAQPTLHEQLHQALCLYPLNQRDREVARLIIESLDDDGYLRQDLVDLVDVVDAEPRLTEAELLVALRLVQSLDRPGLAARSLSECLKLQLDAMDDIPGRDVALRVVEHHLERLARREQAELEKQIGCSAGELRIACALVRKLDPRPGNFYGYAADSYVVPDVIVRQMRNKWVVTINPAVMPRARIHRKYAELFAQSAGASRSPLAQQLQEARWLIRNAQQRFDTIQRVAECIVAHQRVFFQYGEIALKPLGLRDVADELGLHESTISRATGNKYMATPRGIFEFKHFFPRELSTESGGTCSAAAVRALLKEMIAAENASDPLSDVTLARMLADQGVLVARRTVAKYRHLMKVPPAELRRQM, encoded by the coding sequence GCAGGAACTGCGCACGGCACTCGACACCAATCCGTTCCTCGAATACGACGCGTCGCAAACCGAAGACGTTGCACTTGCAACGGATAGTCCACCTGCTTCCGAGGAAGCACGCGAGGAAACAGGCATGTCCGCGCCTGCCAGCGCGGCAGAGTTTGCCGGGTCGCCTGCGCAGGAAAGTGCGGATGCGCCGCTGCCCGACGAGATGGGCGGCGATTACGGCGGCGATTCGTTCGCACGCGGCTCGTCGCGTCACAACGACGATAGCGAAGGAAGCGATCCCGCCGACTGGGCGCGTGCCCAGCCGACCCTTCACGAGCAGCTGCATCAGGCACTGTGTCTGTATCCGCTGAATCAACGCGACCGGGAGGTGGCGCGTCTCATCATCGAGTCGCTCGACGACGACGGCTATCTGCGCCAGGATCTCGTGGACCTCGTCGACGTCGTCGACGCCGAGCCGCGCCTCACCGAAGCGGAACTGCTGGTGGCGCTGCGGCTCGTGCAGTCGCTGGACCGGCCAGGGCTCGCTGCCCGCTCGCTGTCCGAATGTCTGAAGCTGCAACTGGACGCGATGGACGACATACCCGGTCGCGACGTCGCGCTGCGGGTCGTCGAACATCATCTCGAACGGCTTGCGCGCCGCGAGCAGGCGGAACTGGAAAAGCAGATCGGCTGCAGCGCGGGCGAGTTGCGGATTGCCTGCGCACTCGTGCGCAAGCTGGACCCCAGGCCGGGCAATTTTTACGGATACGCCGCAGATAGCTACGTCGTGCCGGACGTGATCGTGCGCCAGATGCGCAACAAGTGGGTCGTGACAATCAACCCGGCGGTGATGCCGCGTGCGCGCATCCATCGAAAGTACGCTGAGCTGTTTGCGCAGTCAGCCGGTGCCAGCCGCTCGCCGCTCGCGCAACAATTGCAGGAAGCGCGCTGGTTGATTCGCAACGCGCAGCAGCGCTTCGACACGATCCAGCGGGTCGCCGAATGCATCGTCGCGCATCAGCGGGTCTTCTTCCAGTACGGCGAAATCGCGTTGAAGCCGCTCGGGCTGCGCGATGTGGCGGACGAACTCGGTCTGCATGAATCGACCATTTCGCGTGCGACGGGCAACAAATATATGGCGACGCCGCGCGGTATTTTCGAGTTCAAGCATTTCTTCCCGCGCGAACTCAGTACCGAGAGCGGCGGCACCTGCTCGGCTGCTGCCGTGCGTGCGTTGCTCAAGGAAATGATTGCTGCTGAAAATGCGAGCGATCCGCTTTCCGACGTTACGCTGGCAAGGATGCTCGCGGATCAGGGCGTGCTTGTCGCGCGCCGCACGGTCGCGAAGTACCGACATCTGATGAAAGTACCGCCTGCGGAATTGCGCCGGCAGATGTAG